One window of the Staphylococcus equorum genome contains the following:
- a CDS encoding SLC13 family permease — MNNLNKGDMRRSQYLMFFSNKKEKKSYNSGQLIGLILGPLLFVLTLLFLQPEGLSSKGIFVLAITLWIATWWITEAIPIAATSLLPLILMPIGHVLSPEEVSSQYGNDIIFLFLGGFILAIAMERWNLHTRVALTIINTLGTSTGKILLGFMIATAFLSMFVSNTAAVMIMIPIGLAIIKEASELKNKGIKDSSITKFEQSIVLAIGYAGTIGGLGTLIGTPPLIILKGQYQSAFGEEISFAKWMIIGVPTVIVLLFLVWAYIRYIAFRHDMKALPGGKALIKRKLDELGKMKYEEKVVQAVFMLASFLWISREFLLKNWTYTSEIDDGTIAMFIAVLLFLIPAKNKEQHKRIIDWDVAKDLPWGVLILFGGGLALAEGISSSGLAAWLGDQLKLIEGVSPLIIVIVITVFVLFLTEITSNTATATMILPILATLSVAVNVHPLLLMAPAAMAANCAFMLPVGTPPNAIVFGTGRISIKRMASVGFWINMLSIIVIVLVVYFLVPPVLGIDVTKPLPLK, encoded by the coding sequence ATGAACAATTTGAACAAAGGGGATATGAGAAGGTCACAATATTTAATGTTTTTTTCTAACAAGAAAGAAAAGAAGTCTTATAACAGTGGACAATTAATAGGCTTAATATTGGGGCCACTATTATTTGTTTTAACATTACTATTTTTACAGCCTGAAGGTTTATCAAGTAAAGGTATATTTGTTTTAGCAATAACACTTTGGATTGCAACGTGGTGGATTACTGAAGCTATTCCGATTGCAGCAACGAGTTTGTTACCATTAATATTGATGCCAATTGGACATGTATTAAGTCCAGAAGAAGTTTCATCACAATATGGTAATGATATTATCTTTTTATTCTTAGGCGGTTTCATTTTAGCGATTGCCATGGAAAGATGGAATTTACATACCCGAGTTGCTCTAACGATTATCAATACATTAGGGACAAGTACAGGAAAGATTTTACTAGGATTTATGATTGCGACAGCCTTTTTATCCATGTTTGTGTCGAACACTGCCGCTGTTATGATTATGATTCCGATTGGTTTAGCAATTATTAAAGAAGCCAGTGAATTAAAAAATAAAGGCATTAAAGATTCAAGTATTACTAAGTTTGAGCAATCCATAGTTTTAGCAATTGGTTATGCCGGTACAATCGGTGGTCTTGGCACGTTAATTGGGACACCGCCTCTGATTATTTTAAAGGGACAATATCAATCTGCATTTGGTGAAGAAATTAGTTTTGCTAAATGGATGATTATTGGTGTACCAACGGTTATTGTTTTACTATTCTTAGTTTGGGCATACATACGATATATAGCTTTTAGACATGATATGAAAGCATTACCAGGTGGTAAAGCGTTAATTAAAAGAAAATTAGATGAATTAGGCAAGATGAAATATGAAGAGAAAGTAGTTCAAGCTGTGTTCATGCTTGCTAGTTTCTTATGGATAAGCAGAGAGTTTTTACTGAAAAATTGGACATATACTTCAGAAATAGATGATGGAACTATAGCTATGTTTATTGCAGTCTTGCTCTTTTTAATTCCTGCTAAAAATAAAGAACAACATAAACGTATTATAGATTGGGATGTGGCTAAAGATTTACCATGGGGTGTATTAATTCTCTTTGGTGGGGGCCTAGCGCTAGCGGAAGGGATATCATCAAGTGGTTTAGCAGCATGGCTTGGCGATCAGTTGAAACTGATAGAAGGTGTGAGTCCTTTAATCATTGTAATAGTCATTACCGTATTTGTACTGTTCTTAACTGAAATTACATCTAATACTGCAACTGCAACGATGATATTACCAATTCTTGCAACATTATCAGTTGCTGTAAACGTTCATCCGTTATTGCTGATGGCACCTGCTGCAATGGCGGCGAACTGTGCATTTATGTTGCCAGTAGGTACGCCACCGAATGCAATTGTATTTGGTACAGGACGTATTAGTATTAAAAGAATGGCGTCTGTCGGCTTTTGGATAAACATGCTAAGTATTATCGTTATAGTACTCGTTGTTTACTTCCTAGTACCACCAGTATTAGGTATAGATGTAACCAAGCCATTGCCACTTAAATAA
- a CDS encoding prephenate dehydratase, producing the protein MKLYYLGPKGTFSYLAAKQYKSESEMDFEAKSNLYEVVQAVSNDDNSIAVVPIENSIEGTINIVADALTQQNIFAQGELHLDIQFALYGSQGATVNDISKVYSIAPAISQTSQYIQKQGFTYDYVDSTIKSLEKITNHVGAIAPLGSGEAYGYSPIEENIQDFPHNVTRFLVVSNQPSSIEDVEDASDTLLLITPQFDKPGLLASILNTFVLFNINLSWIESRPLKTQLGMYHFFVQADTPINEDLAKVIKILNTLDFQVSIIGSFNKLS; encoded by the coding sequence ATGAAACTTTATTATTTAGGCCCAAAAGGGACCTTTTCATACTTAGCAGCAAAACAATATAAATCAGAATCTGAAATGGATTTTGAAGCCAAATCTAACCTGTACGAAGTAGTACAAGCTGTTTCTAACGATGATAACAGTATCGCCGTAGTACCAATTGAGAATTCAATTGAAGGGACGATTAATATTGTCGCAGATGCATTAACACAACAAAATATTTTTGCGCAAGGTGAACTTCATTTAGATATTCAATTCGCGTTGTATGGTTCTCAAGGTGCTACAGTAAATGATATCTCAAAAGTTTATTCTATTGCGCCTGCGATTAGTCAAACGAGTCAGTACATACAAAAGCAAGGGTTCACGTATGACTATGTAGACAGTACAATCAAAAGTTTGGAAAAAATAACTAATCACGTTGGTGCCATTGCACCTTTAGGTAGTGGTGAAGCATACGGCTATTCACCTATTGAGGAAAACATACAAGACTTCCCACATAATGTAACGCGCTTTTTAGTCGTTAGTAACCAACCGAGTAGCATCGAGGATGTAGAGGATGCGAGCGATACATTATTGCTCATCACGCCTCAATTTGATAAACCTGGTTTATTAGCAAGCATATTAAATACTTTTGTTTTATTTAATATTAACTTGTCTTGGATTGAGTCTAGACCTTTAAAAACACAACTCGGAATGTACCACTTTTTTGTACAAGCAGACACACCAATCAATGAAGATTTGGCTAAGGTTATTAAAATTTTAAACACGCTAGACTTCCAAGTCTCAATTATTGGTTCATTTAATAAATTAAGTTAA
- a CDS encoding nitric oxide synthase oxygenase, with product MLNEAKSFIKTMHKELSYDEHVTLDRIKEIEIAIQTNGTYEHTIEELTYGAKLAWRNSNRCIGRFFWNSLTVADARDIQTEDEFIATIENHITTATNNGKIKPYITIFSQHQPPQIYNNQLIRYAGYSDQGDPAERSITQLAEHLGWTGEHTHFDVLPLIYKMPEGNLKYHSYNPELIKEVPITHDRYPKLKQLGLKWYAVPIISSMDLKIGGITYPTAPFNGWYMVNEIAVRNFTDSYRYNLLESVAEAFEFDTLKNNSFNKDRALVELNDAVYHSFKNEGVSIVDHLTASKQFERFEKNETKEGRDVTGKWSWLSPSLSPTLVANYHHGYKNEIREPNFFYKKSTSTGCPFH from the coding sequence ATGTTAAATGAAGCTAAATCATTTATTAAAACAATGCATAAAGAATTAAGTTACGATGAACATGTTACATTAGATAGAATTAAAGAAATTGAAATTGCTATTCAAACAAATGGCACGTATGAACATACAATTGAAGAACTTACTTATGGTGCTAAATTGGCTTGGAGGAATTCTAATCGTTGTATTGGTCGATTTTTTTGGAATTCATTAACTGTTGCAGACGCAAGAGATATTCAAACTGAAGATGAATTTATAGCTACAATTGAAAATCACATAACAACTGCAACAAATAATGGAAAAATCAAACCTTATATCACTATCTTTTCACAGCATCAACCACCACAAATTTATAATAATCAATTAATCAGATATGCAGGTTATTCAGATCAAGGCGACCCTGCTGAACGAAGTATAACGCAACTCGCTGAACATCTTGGATGGACAGGAGAACATACTCACTTTGATGTCTTACCTTTAATTTATAAAATGCCTGAAGGTAATTTAAAATATCATAGTTATAACCCAGAATTAATTAAGGAAGTTCCTATAACACATGACCGCTATCCAAAGTTAAAACAACTCGGTTTAAAATGGTATGCCGTTCCTATTATATCAAGCATGGATTTAAAAATTGGCGGCATTACATATCCAACAGCACCATTTAACGGTTGGTATATGGTAAATGAGATTGCTGTTCGTAATTTTACAGATAGTTATCGTTATAATTTGCTAGAAAGTGTTGCAGAAGCATTTGAATTTGATACACTTAAGAATAATTCTTTCAATAAAGATCGTGCACTTGTCGAACTAAATGATGCAGTGTATCATTCCTTTAAAAATGAAGGCGTCTCTATTGTTGATCATTTGACTGCTTCTAAGCAGTTTGAACGATTTGAAAAGAATGAAACAAAAGAAGGAAGAGATGTTACTGGTAAATGGTCATGGTTATCACCTTCGTTATCTCCAACATTGGTGGCAAATTATCATCATGGTTATAAAAATGAAATTCGAGAACCTAATTTCTTTTATAAGAAATCAACATCTACGGGTTGTCCATTCCATTAA
- a CDS encoding nicotinate phosphoribosyltransferase, producing the protein MYQYEDDTLVLHNDLYQINMAESYWNDGIHERLAVFDLYFRNMPFDSGYAVFNGLKRVIEYINQFHFSESDIEYLKSIGYQEDFLSYLKDLKFTGNIRSMHEGELCFGNEPLMRVEAPLIQAQLIETMLLNIVNFHTLITTKASRIRQVALDDMLMEFGTRRAQEAGAALWGARASYIGGFNSTSNVRAGKLFGIPVSGTHAHAMVQTYGDEYIAFKKYAERHKDCVFLVDTFHTLKSGVPTAIKVAKELGDKINFVGIRLDSGDIAYLSKEARRMLDEAGFTDAKIIASNDLDEQTITSLKSQGARVDSWGVGTKLITGYDQPALGAVYKLVAVEDSSGAYVDRIKLSNNAEKVTTPGKKKVYRIINKKTNKAEGDYITLDHEDPYETTPLKLFHPVHTYKMKFIKSFIAKDLHHDIYKDGKLVYDLPSEQEAQTYLKENLTYLWDENKRHLNPQEYPVDLSTACWENKHKRIFEVAEHVKEMEENE; encoded by the coding sequence GTGTACCAATACGAAGACGATACATTAGTATTGCATAATGATTTATATCAAATAAATATGGCTGAAAGTTATTGGAATGATGGTATTCATGAACGATTAGCAGTCTTTGATTTGTATTTTAGAAATATGCCATTCGACAGTGGCTATGCGGTTTTTAATGGATTAAAGCGTGTGATTGAATATATAAATCAATTTCATTTTTCAGAATCAGATATAGAATATTTAAAATCTATTGGCTATCAAGAGGATTTCTTGAGTTATTTAAAAGACTTGAAATTTACTGGTAATATTCGCTCAATGCACGAAGGTGAGCTTTGTTTTGGTAATGAACCATTAATGAGAGTAGAAGCGCCACTAATACAAGCTCAATTAATAGAAACGATGCTATTAAATATAGTGAATTTCCATACTTTGATTACAACAAAGGCGAGTCGTATTCGACAAGTTGCGCTGGATGATATGTTAATGGAATTTGGTACACGCCGTGCGCAAGAAGCGGGCGCAGCATTATGGGGAGCCAGAGCATCATACATTGGTGGCTTCAATTCTACAAGTAATGTAAGAGCAGGAAAGTTATTTGGCATTCCAGTATCTGGTACACACGCCCATGCAATGGTGCAAACATATGGTGATGAATATATTGCTTTTAAAAAATACGCCGAGCGACATAAGGACTGTGTGTTTTTAGTAGATACATTCCATACGCTAAAATCTGGTGTTCCGACAGCAATTAAAGTTGCAAAAGAATTAGGGGACAAAATTAATTTCGTAGGTATTCGATTAGATTCAGGAGATATTGCTTACCTTTCTAAAGAAGCGCGACGTATGTTAGATGAAGCTGGATTTACAGATGCCAAAATTATTGCTTCAAACGATTTAGATGAACAGACAATCACGAGTTTGAAATCACAAGGTGCAAGAGTTGATTCATGGGGTGTAGGTACTAAATTAATTACAGGCTATGACCAACCAGCACTTGGTGCAGTTTATAAGCTCGTTGCTGTTGAAGATAGTTCTGGCGCATATGTTGATCGTATTAAACTCTCAAATAATGCAGAAAAAGTAACGACGCCAGGCAAGAAAAAGGTATACCGTATCATTAATAAAAAAACGAACAAAGCTGAAGGAGACTACATTACATTGGATCACGAAGATCCGTATGAAACGACGCCGCTTAAACTTTTTCATCCTGTCCATACCTACAAGATGAAATTTATAAAATCATTTATAGCGAAAGATTTGCATCATGATATTTATAAAGACGGTAAATTAGTATATGATTTACCAAGTGAACAAGAAGCACAAACTTATTTGAAAGAAAATCTTACCTATTTATGGGATGAAAATAAGCGTCATCTTAACCCACAAGAATACCCTGTAGATTTAAGTACAGCATGTTGGGAAAATAAACATAAACGTATATTTGAAGTCGCAGAACATGTAAAGGAGATGGAAGAAAATGAGTAA
- the nadE gene encoding ammonia-dependent NAD(+) synthetase, with protein sequence MSNLQEIIVKEMNVQPMIDSEQEARSIIQFIKSYVQSHSFIQSLVLGISGGQDSTLAGKLCQTAVNELKEEKIHCQFIAVKLPYGEQKDAAEVEDALKFIQPDAVVTINIKSAVDQSVQSLKDAGISLTDFQKGNEKARERMKVQFSIAANKQGIVIGTDHSAESVTGFYTKYGDGAADIAPLFGLNKRQGRQLLKYLEAPKHLYEKVPTADLEEDKPQLPDEEALGVSYDHIDDYLEGKSVPDDAQEVIERHYIKSAHKRELAYTRHTWPKN encoded by the coding sequence ATGAGTAATTTACAAGAAATCATTGTTAAAGAAATGAATGTCCAACCAATGATTGACAGTGAACAAGAAGCGCGTAGCATAATTCAATTTATTAAAAGCTATGTACAATCTCACTCTTTTATCCAATCTTTAGTGTTAGGTATTTCAGGTGGCCAAGATTCCACTTTAGCTGGTAAACTGTGTCAAACTGCAGTTAATGAGTTAAAAGAAGAAAAAATTCATTGCCAATTCATTGCTGTTAAATTACCATATGGTGAACAAAAAGATGCAGCCGAAGTGGAAGATGCATTGAAGTTCATCCAACCGGACGCAGTAGTAACGATTAATATTAAATCAGCTGTAGATCAGAGTGTGCAATCACTAAAAGATGCTGGTATTTCACTTACTGATTTTCAAAAAGGAAATGAAAAAGCACGTGAACGTATGAAAGTACAATTCTCAATTGCTGCAAATAAACAAGGTATAGTAATCGGTACGGATCATTCGGCTGAAAGTGTAACGGGTTTTTATACGAAATATGGTGATGGTGCTGCTGATATTGCACCGCTATTTGGTTTGAACAAACGCCAAGGTAGACAATTATTAAAGTATTTAGAAGCGCCGAAGCACTTATATGAAAAGGTGCCTACTGCAGATTTAGAAGAAGACAAGCCACAATTACCAGATGAAGAGGCACTAGGTGTGAGTTATGATCACATAGATGATTATTTGGAAGGCAAATCAGTACCAGATGATGCACAAGAAGTTATTGAGCGTCATTATATTAAGAGTGCACATAAAAGAGAATTAGCTTATACAAGACACACATGGCCTAAAAATTAA
- a CDS encoding DUF2179 domain-containing protein, with protein sequence MSVITSTPWLMVLAIFIINVAYVTCLTMRTILTLKGYRYVAAIVSFLEVLVYVIGLGMVMSSLDQIQNVLAYAFGFSIGIIVGMKIEEKLALGYTVVNVTSSEYELDLPRQLRDLGYGVTHNTAYGRDGKRLILQILTPRRFEAKLIETIKQIDAKAFMVAYEPRTIHGGFWAKGVKSKKLKQYDTDEVESI encoded by the coding sequence ATGTCAGTGATAACATCTACGCCATGGTTAATGGTTTTAGCCATTTTTATAATCAACGTTGCTTATGTAACATGCTTAACGATGAGAACGATATTAACCCTTAAAGGTTATCGCTATGTTGCTGCAATCGTGAGCTTCTTGGAAGTCCTTGTATATGTTATTGGTTTAGGTATGGTAATGTCTAGTTTGGATCAAATTCAAAATGTACTTGCATACGCCTTTGGTTTTTCAATAGGTATTATTGTTGGTATGAAGATTGAAGAAAAACTAGCACTTGGTTATACAGTAGTCAATGTAACTTCATCTGAGTATGAGTTAGACTTACCAAGACAATTAAGAGATTTAGGGTATGGTGTGACACATAATACTGCATACGGCCGAGATGGCAAACGCTTGATTTTACAAATACTTACACCGAGACGTTTTGAAGCTAAATTAATTGAGACGATTAAACAAATTGATGCAAAAGCATTTATGGTCGCATATGAACCGCGTACAATTCATGGAGGGTTCTGGGCGAAAGGTGTTAAAAGTAAAAAACTTAAACAATATGATACGGATGAAGTTGAAAGCATATGA
- a CDS encoding NETI motif-containing protein, producing MKKQQKFKVEEHESIQDCLGRMREAGYTPVKRFEKPVYKENKDGSVEVLKQEIEFVGKLQE from the coding sequence ATGAAAAAACAACAAAAATTCAAAGTCGAAGAACACGAGTCAATTCAAGATTGTTTGGGTCGCATGCGTGAAGCTGGCTATACACCAGTTAAACGTTTTGAAAAGCCTGTTTACAAAGAAAATAAAGACGGCAGCGTAGAGGTACTTAAACAAGAAATTGAGTTCGTAGGCAAATTACAAGAATGA
- the purB gene encoding adenylosuccinate lyase encodes MIERYSREEMSNIWTDQNRYEAWLEVEILACEAWSKLGDIPEADVKKIRENAKVDVERAQEIEQETRHDVVAFTRQVSETLGEERKWVHYGLTSTDVVDTALSYVIKQANDIIEKDLERFIEVLAKKAKDYKYTLMMGRTHGVHAEPTTFGVKMALWYTEMQRNLERFKRVREEIEVGKMSGAVGTFANIPPEIEAHVCENLGLGAAPVSTQTLQRDRHAYYIATLALISTSMEKFAVEIRNLQKTETREVEEAFAKGQKGSSAMPHKRNPIGSENITGIARVIRGYVTTAYENVPLWHERDISHSSAERIMLPDVTIALDYGLNRFTNIVDRLTVFEDNMLGNIDKTFGLIYSQRVLLALINKGLAREEAYDKVQPKAMESWETKTPFRTLIEQDNSITTLLSEADLDECFNPKHHLNQVDTIFERAGLE; translated from the coding sequence ATGATTGAACGCTATTCTAGAGAAGAAATGTCTAATATTTGGACTGATCAAAATCGCTATGAAGCTTGGTTGGAAGTAGAGATACTTGCTTGTGAAGCTTGGAGTAAACTAGGGGATATACCTGAGGCAGACGTCAAAAAAATACGTGAAAACGCCAAGGTTGATGTTGAACGTGCACAGGAAATCGAACAAGAAACGCGTCATGATGTAGTCGCATTTACTAGACAAGTTTCTGAAACACTTGGTGAAGAACGTAAGTGGGTTCATTATGGTTTAACTTCAACTGATGTAGTAGATACTGCGTTAAGTTATGTGATTAAACAGGCAAACGACATTATTGAAAAAGATTTAGAAAGATTTATTGAAGTATTAGCGAAAAAAGCAAAAGATTACAAATATACATTAATGATGGGTCGTACACACGGTGTGCATGCTGAACCAACAACGTTTGGTGTCAAAATGGCGCTTTGGTATACAGAAATGCAACGTAATTTAGAACGTTTTAAACGCGTAAGAGAAGAAATTGAAGTTGGAAAAATGAGTGGTGCAGTAGGGACTTTTGCTAACATACCACCTGAAATAGAAGCACATGTGTGTGAAAATTTAGGCCTGGGTGCAGCTCCAGTATCAACACAAACGCTACAACGTGATCGTCATGCTTATTATATTGCGACACTTGCACTTATCAGTACTTCAATGGAAAAATTTGCCGTGGAAATACGTAATTTACAAAAAACTGAGACACGTGAAGTAGAAGAAGCATTTGCTAAAGGACAAAAAGGTTCATCAGCAATGCCACACAAACGTAATCCAATTGGTTCTGAAAACATTACAGGTATTGCACGTGTGATAAGAGGTTATGTGACAACAGCTTATGAAAACGTTCCGTTATGGCATGAACGAGATATTTCTCATTCTTCAGCCGAACGAATTATGCTCCCAGATGTTACGATTGCATTAGACTACGGCTTGAACCGTTTTACAAATATTGTTGATAGACTTACAGTATTTGAAGATAATATGCTTGGAAATATTGATAAAACGTTTGGTTTAATCTACTCACAACGTGTATTATTAGCTTTAATTAATAAAGGTTTGGCACGTGAAGAAGCATATGATAAAGTACAACCTAAGGCGATGGAGTCTTGGGAAACTAAAACACCATTTAGAACATTAATAGAACAAGACAATTCAATTACAACATTATTATCTGAAGCAGACTTAGATGAATGTTTCAATCCAAAACACCATTTAAACCAAGTTGACACTATTTTTGAAAGAGCTGGTTTAGAATAA